The following proteins are encoded in a genomic region of Bubalus kerabau isolate K-KA32 ecotype Philippines breed swamp buffalo chromosome 15, PCC_UOA_SB_1v2, whole genome shotgun sequence:
- the LOC129629139 gene encoding olfactory receptor 51I2-like produces MIPSQSFDNTSFFQPPAFLMIGIPGLEAIHGWISIPFSSMYTVALAGNCLILLAVRRTPSLHQPMYYFLSMLALTDVGLTMATMPTTLAVLWFDHRLISFNACLVQMFFLHSFSVVESSVLLAMSFDRFVAISNPLRYASVLTNNVIIRIGVVIVARATLPLFPVPFLLKRLNFCPDKTILSHSFCFHPDVMRRACADITINILYGLYVVVSTAGIDSLLIVLSYTFILCTVLGLASPRERIQALNTCVSHILAVLVFFIPVIGVSMIHRFGRHLPPIVHALVAYVYLVVPPVLNPIIYSVKSKPIREAMLWVLRRKCQS; encoded by the coding sequence TTCGATAACACCTCCTTCTTCCAGCCACCTGCTTTCCTGATGATTGGCATCCCTGGGCTGGAGGCCATTCATGGCTGGatctccatccccttctcctccatgtACACTGTGGCCCTCGCTGGAAACTGCCTGATCCTCTTGGCTGTGAGGAGAACCCCCAGTCTGCACCAGCCCATGTACTACTTCCTGTCCATGCTGGCCCTCACTGACGTGGGCCTCACCATGGCCACAATGCCCACCACACTGGCTGTGCTCTGGTTTGATCATAGGCTCATCAGCTTCAATGCCTGTCTAGTCCAGATGTTCTTCCTCCACTCCTTCTCCGTGGTGGAGTCCTCGGTGCTCCTGGCCATGTCATTTGATCGTTTTGTGGCCATCTCCAACCCCCTGCGCTATGCCTCTGTCCTCACAAACAATGTCATCATCAGGATTGGAGTGGTCATTGTGGCTCGTGCTACCCTGCCACTCTTCCCAGTGCCTTTCCTGCTTAAACGTCTGAACTTCTGCCCTGATAAGACCATTTTGTCCCATTCATTCTGCTTCCATCCTGACGTGATGAGAAGAGCCTGTGCTGACATCACCATAAACATCCTCTATGGGCTCTATGTGGTTGTGTCCACTGCAGGCATAGATTCCCTGCTCATAGTCCTGTCCTACACTTTCATCCTGTGCACGGTCCTGGGTCTGGCCTCTCCCAGGGAGCGTATCCAGGCCCTCAACACTTGTGTTTCTCATATTTTAGCTGTTCTGGTTTTCTTCATCCCAGTCATAGGTGTGTCCATGATCCACCGTTTTGGGAGACACCTTCCCCCCATAGTACACGCCCTTGTTGCCTACGTGTACCTGGTGGTGCCCCCTGTGCTCAACCCCATCATCTACAGTGTCAAGTCCAAGCCCATCAGGGAGGCCATGCTCTGGGTGCTgaggaggaaatgccagagtTGA